In Oryza sativa Japonica Group chromosome 3, ASM3414082v1, one DNA window encodes the following:
- the LOC4332506 gene encoding asparagine synthetase [glutamine-hydrolyzing] 1 — protein sequence MCGILAVLGAADWSQAKRAHVLSCSRRLKHRGPDWSGLYQCEGNFLAQQRLAIVSPLSGDQPLYNADRTIVVVANGEIYNHKKIRKQFASKHTFSTGSDCEVIIPLYEEYGEDFVDMLDGVFAFVLYDTRTKTYMAARDAIGVNPLYIGRGSDGAVWISSEMKALNEDCVEFEIFPPGHLYSSAAGGLRRWYKPQWFAENVPATPYQPLLLREAFEKAVIKRLMTDVPFGVLLSGGLDSSLVAAVTKRHLIKTEAAEKFGAELHSFVVGLEGSPDLIAAREVADHLGTIHHEFHFTVQDGIDAIEEVIYHDETYDVTTIRASTPMFLMARKIKALGVKMVLSGEGSDELLGGYLYFHFAPNKEEFHKETCRKVKALHQYDCLRANKATSAWGLEVRVPFLDKEFINVAMSMDPEWKMYNADLGRIEKWVMRKAFDDEEHPYLPKHILYRQKEQFSDGVGYNWIDGLKAFTEQQVSDEMMKNAAKVYPHNTPVNKEAYYYRMIFERLFPQESARETVPWGPSIACSTPAAIEWVEQWKASHDPSGRLIASHNSASASANHTNHANANANGNSNGKANGNCAMAANGTNGVGLVVANGTANGKMEA from the exons ATGTGCGGGATCCTGGCCGTGCTCGGCGCCGCCGACTGGTCGCAGGCGAAGAGGGCTCACGTCCTCTCCTGCTCCCGCAG GCTGAAGCACAGGGGACCCGACTGGTCCGGGTTGTACCAGTGCGAGGGAAACTTCCTCGCTCAGCAGCGTCTCGCCATCGTCTCCCCGCTCTCCGGCGACCAGCCGCTGTACAACGCGGACCGGACCATCGTCGTCGTG GCCAATGGAGAGATCTACAACCACAAGAAGATCAGGAAGCAGTTCGCCTCCAAGCACACGTTCAGCACCGGCAGCGACTGCGAGGTCATCATCCCGCTG TATGAGGAGTACGGCGAGGACTTCGTCGACATGCTGGACGGCGTGTTCGCCTTCGTCCTCTACGACACCCGCACCAAGACGTACATGGCCGCCCGCGACGCCATCGGCGTCAACCCCCTCTACATCGGCAGGGGCAGCGACG GCGCCGTCTGGATATCGTCCGAGATGAAGGCGCTGAACGAGGACTGCGTGGAGTTCGAGATCTTCCCTCCGGGCCACCTCTACTCCAGCGCCGCCGGCGGGCTCCGGCGGTGGTACAAGCCGCAGTGGTTCGCCGAGAACGTCCCGGCGACGCCGTACCAGCCACTCCTCCTCAGAGAGGCCTTCGAGAAG GCCGTCATCAAGAGGCTCATGACCGACGTGCCCTTCGGCGTCCTCCTCTCCGGCGGCCTCGACTCCTCCCTCGTCGCCGCGGTGACCAAGCGCCACCTCATCAAGACTGAAGCCGCCGAGAAGTTCGGAGCTGAGCTCCATTCCTTCGTCGTTGGCCTTGAG GGTTCCCCTGACCTGATAGCTGCACGAGAGGTCGCTGACCACCTAGGAACCATCCATCACGAGTTCCACTTCACTGTCCAG GATGGCATCGACGCGATCGAGGAGGTCATCTACCACGACGAGACGTACGACGTGACGACGATACGGGCCAGCACGCCGATGTTCCTGATGGCGCGCAAGATCAAGGCGCTCGGGGTTAAGATGGTGCTGTCCGGTGAAGGCTCCGACGAGCTCCTCGGCGGTTACCTCTACTTCCACTTCGCCCCCAACAAGGAAGAGTTCCACAAGGAGACCTGCCGCAAG GTGAAAGCACTTCATCAGTATGACTGTCTGCGTGCTAACAAGGCGACGTCTGCCTGGGGACTGGAGGTCCGTGTGCCGTTCCTCGACAAGGAGTTCATCAACGTCGCCATGAGCATGGACCCTGAGTGGAAGATG TACAATGCTGATCTTGGTCGCATCGAGAAGTGGGTTATGAGGAAGGCGTTCGACGACGAGGAGCATCCTTACCTGCCGAAG CACATACTGTACAGGCAGAAAGAGCAGTTCAGTGATGGCGTCGGCTACAACTGGATCGATGGCCTGAAGGCTTTCACCGAGCAGCAG GTCAGTGATGAAATGATGAAGAACGCTGCCAAAGTGTACCCGCACAACACGCCCGTCAACAAGGAGGCGTACTACTACCGCATGATATTTGAGAGGCTCTTCCCGCAG GAATCGGCGAGGGAGACGGTGCCGTGGGGCCCGAGCATCGCGTGCagcacgccggcggcgatcgAGTGGGTGGAGCAGTGGAAGGCGTCGCACGACCCATCCGGCCGGCTGATCGCCTCCCAcaactccgcctccgcctccgccaacCACACCAACCACGCAAACGCCAACGCCAACGGCAACAGCAACGGCAAGGCCAACGGCAACTGCGCGATGGCGGCCAACGGGACGAACGGCGTCGGCCTGGTTGTGGCCAACGGGACAGCCAACGGGAAGATGGAAGCATAA